TGAAgcctttccttttaatttttgggTGGCTTTTCACACCCCACCATCTCCTGACCAGAGAATTCCCACACCAGTGCTACCCAGGCACTCCAACAGCAGTAGGGACCGGCAGTGGCACTTCCAGCCTCCCAAATATTGCTCACCGGGGGCCGAACAAGCCCATCTTGATAGCTAGCAATAAGGGAAAGTTCTCTCCCCTCCGGGGTTGTCCCCACCACGGAGACACCGTATCACAGGCACGGTCATGGGATCTACGTATCCGGAAACGAAATCATGCTTTTGCAGCGGACTCATTTCCTGCAGGCTGTTTGGCCGCTGTGCGCACGGATGCTTGAGTGCAGGGCTTGCACTCTCCTCCTGCGGGTCTACCCCGCACCCAGCACAGAAATgcaagggtttggggttttctgagCGATATGTGCCAGAGGAGAGGTGCAGACCAAAGCATTAGACTCACTGCGATCGGTGTTGTCAAAATACACCGGTAGCTGCTCTGTTACCCTCATTTTCCTTCAAATAAGGAATTGATGACGGTCCAAAAAGGTGCGATCAAATAAGTGGCCTTGCCCTGCCAAAATGCAGCCAGGAAGGTCAGGAGCAGGCAgttttttctgccttctggaaAACAGGGTGAGGGACTCTGGCTGAAATTCAAGTGAACTTTCCAAAAGAAAGGATCTCCTCCTGGTAAGGGGAGTGGTGGCTTACAGGacttctcctccatcctccttctctctcaTAGCACGCGTTAAATCCTTTTATCTCCGGGGCTCATGGCGTGAAATGGTCATTTGTTTCCTGCAAAAGGATGTACTGTATCTTTTGTGAGTAATTTTCATGCTAAAGGGGCACCAAACATAATCCTGTCCTGTCTGGCTGTTATTACCACCACCAGTCTGTGGTTACAGGGGTTTTCTCCTCCTTCGACCAGATCCTCGTTGGTTCTTCTGTTGAGGACAATCATCAGGCAATACTGGCTACCAGCCCAGGCAAACAGGGGCTCATTACCAGTCATTACCCCCAGGTCCGCCGCCGAGACTTGGCATGGGTGGCCAGTTAgggaggaaaagataaaaaaacacAGTTATCTGGCATTTGAAAGAAATACAGCACATGTGGGAGGAAAACAGGGACTCCTGGGCTTGTGGTACTCTCACTCCTTGTTCCgtatttgtttctgctttgcaagTAAGTATTTGCTAGGCTTCTGAAAATGAGAACAATGAGTTTGCATAAGCCAGGTCTTCTGCAAGACACctaaaataaagcaatttatttttctccagtctAAATAAAATATGTCTTTTCCCAATGCTGCAGTGAGACAGAGTCCCTAGACAAACAACTAATATTAAGCCCAGGGCAATAAAACTGCAGCCCCCACAACTGCAGCAGCATCTGGCTCTTTGTACAGCAGcggtgagaaaacagtttaatttaATGCAATTGGAGAGAGAAGGTGAATTTCACTGACAGTTGGGTGCCCAAAAATCTGTGGGAGAGGTGTGGGGATGGATAGGGGTGCCGATCCTCCTCCGATTCCTCCATGGAAGGAAGATCTCACCCAGCCATAGCCGCGGTTTCTCTCCGCTGGTGTGTTGCGGGTCCAGCCCATGGTGGCGCACATTGTCTTGAAGAGTGCCAAGCCTGCAACCTGCCTGGATTTCCTCTTCCCATGGGCAACTCCATGACTGCTGTTCACCACAGCCGTTGCATTTCAGCCAGCAATGACAATTCTTCAAAACATTCTGCTTTGAGACAAGCAAACTATGGAAGAAGACGGGGTGAAAGGGAAAATTTGGTAGCAGCTCAGCTGAGGTTATTAAAGAAACATCACCTTCAGCTCAAGTTTGGGATGGGAGATCTTTTGCAAAGGGCTTCCCAGTGGTTCCATCCAGCCTGATACAGCAGGAATGGGTTTGTAGAGAGGGAATGGTGTGGTGACATGTTTTCTGGCTCATATATTACTTGTGTTGCCACGTGCTGAAGGGCTGCAGGTCATTTCCCACCAAAGCAGAACTATTTCTACCTCTGTGGCACTTAACATCGCCTGACCCCAGACCTCAGCCAGAACCATATAGTAGCATGGATAGCATCCTACCTGCCAGCATGGTCAGCACCTGTTgaatgcatccatccatccatccatccatccatccatccatccattcatccatccatccatccatcctcttGCATGTTGGCTCACCAGTTTCAAGCAGGGTGCTGACTCCTCAAGTTGCTTTCAGCCCACTTAAATCGCTGGTCTTGGCTTAATGAGGAAGAATAAATTCATCTTTTAACATCTCTTGACCTTAGCAGGAGAGGAGCACTAAATGTGGATGCAGAGATATGGAAAGATAAAATATGAGTCAGCTTTGTGGGCATCAACTTAAGTCTTGGTTCTTCTCCCAGATGCTTTTTTGGGCTGTGTCACCCTGTGTCCCTTGAAAGAAGCCCTACTAGTACCCCAGCCAGGGCCAACCTGGAGGATCACACCAGCTTTCTCCATCAGCAGAGCAACCCCAATTTTTGCTAAAAGTGGTAAAAACGtagctgcagctccctggggtgggacagagaagtgctggggcagggatgccAGTTTCTTGGCTAGCAGGGTCCCAGCTGCCCACCGAGGCTGGCCCAGAGCAAAAACATggatctgcctttttcttttggacCGAGTTGGCTTGAATTGAATTGTCTTTTCTACCTCTCCTTTGGTGCGTGTTTGCTTCCTGCCTCTCTGGGATGGGGCCGGGGCATGAAAAGGAAGCGAGAGTAGTGGGGGATTTCCTCCACTTCCTTCCAACCCTTTCTTTATTTACGTCTCTTTTGTATTGTTTCTACCTTTaggggattgtttttttttttaccttccttgTCAAAACCCCTGTCAAACTTTTACAGCCCTATTTACGGGATAGACCCATTTTGTGGCTAACCGGATGGAAACTCCCTCCTATCTTTTGCACCCGGGTTTCACCTGCTAAGTGCCCATGCATGTGTTTTGCTTCCttacctcttctcctgcaggCAGTTGTCTGTCTATAGGAAATATGACTTGTCCCCACAAAAAGCTCTTTTCCCATCGATGTAGTGTTGTAGGCTCCCCAAATCCCAATGCCCAGGTCCTGTCTCCAACATACCTCCACATCCCCCTGGGGTCCTGATATGGTGGGGTTAGATTTCCCCAGCGGTATGAATCTCAGAAGCTCAAGCTTTCTTCAGGTCTTTGAAGCACAACCAGTGCTAACAAACAGGCTCCATAACAGAAGATACTTTGCCAGTGTGCCAGCACGGAGGAACAAAGCAGatggctggaaagcagcattAGGATATGGCTAAAAATCAAACCTTGGACGTGTGACTCCTGGTTTGGAGAgttggtgtggtgggttgaccctggctggatgccaggtgcccgcCAAAGCCGTATTGTTTCCACAATTCACCCAACTGGGAATTATAGTGTGTACAGGTTCTCATAGAATCAGAGaacggtttgagttggaaggtacctttgaagatcatctggaccaacccccctgccatgggcagatcaggttgcttaaagccccatccaacctgaccttgaacacttccaatgatgaggcatccacaacttctctgggcaacctgctccagtgtctcaccaccctcaatggTTTGATTCTGTGGATTCAAATGAGACTGCCtattttatgatgtttttatAGTAATTATCTGAgtttgggagggaaaaaaaaacaaacctaagtTGAAATGTAAGCaattaaagaaacaaagattGAGCTTGCAAAAAGAATATAACTTTCAAAATGGTCGTAAGTGCCACTTTTTTTATCTGAGGGTACTCACAACTTCAGGGATGTGAGAGGCCCTCATAACAAGGTTGGACAAATAGCGTTTGGCATATCCCTTGGCCGCTCTCTTACAAGGGCAGCCCTGCACCGGGAGGTGGTGCACCTCCCGTCTGAGAAAGATCTGCCTCTGGGAACCAGCAGCTCTTGCCCTCCTGATCACCCTCGAACCCCTTTGAAGTCCTGTGAGTTtgacttctcctcctcctcctctgctctacTTTCTGCTTGACACAGTGATACTAGTACATGGCATTTGGTATGAGTTTAGAGAGTATGAGACAAGCCCTGAGTGAATGACTCATGGTTTCTGGTCAGCATTTATTTCTACAAATACCTGTTCTGGGTGGAAACCAAGGGTAGTTTCCTTAGTTCAAAGTTTATCTTGGCATTTTTACTTTTCCCTAGGTGTCACCTCTCAGGATGTTAAAACTACAACTACTGCAAAGCCAGGACAAAATGAGCAGACCACAACTACAGGCACCAGCAAGACACAAGGGACCACCACCACAAGCACTCCAGGAAATCCACCACCTGCCCCTGCGACGTCACCTGCTGCAGTTCAAGGGCCCAGCCCTACAAGCAAGCTGGGAAACGCACTGCCTGCCCCTGTGATATCACTCACCACTGGTCAAGGGACCACCACTGCAAGCAGCCCAGGAAACCCACCATCCATCCCTGCGACATCAACCACTGCAGTTCAAGGGGCCACTACCACAAAAAACCTGGGAAACCCACCACTTGCCCCCACGACATCGCCCCACCAGTCTCAGCAGGTCAGCTCTTCAATCAGCTCTGGAGCCTCAACAGCCACCCCTGCTGCAACCTCCAGTGCAGCCCAGGAGAAGACCAGTGCTCCAGCCAGCTCGGGAAGTTCAGCAACAACCACTGCTGCAAGTCGCGTCCCCACTCATGCAAGCACCCCTACAGCCACCACACGAGGTTTAGGGACTGCTGTCGCATCCTCTCCCAGCGTGGCAGCTCAGGGAAGTCAGCCTTTGGACCAACTGACCAGCACTGCTGCGAGCACTGGAGTCTCAACAGGCAGCCTTGCCCCTGGGCTCAAGGACAATGGCATGTCTTCTCCCACATCTGTCACCAAGCAGCCTCACTCTTCTCCCAGTTCTTCAGGCCAGGGACTGACCTCTTTCACCAGACCTGGAAGCATCGACACTTCTGTTACTCCTTTTGATGGATCCATCTCCCCCACCACTAGTAAAGCATCTGTGTCTTTACCACCTAGCAGCATCCACCAGGTCTCAGAGGCAACCACACCGACTCTCGGAGCAGGTACCAGGAGACAAGAACCTTGATTTTTTGTGCTGGGAGGTCTTTTTGTGGTCTTCCTTTGGCTACCCTAAACACCTCCTGCCATTATGGGGTGTCATCACCTTGTCTCATTTTAGGACTTTCCAGCGCAGTTGTCTCCATGACAACTGGGTGTTTAGGTCCCTGTTGCCATCAGTGGAGTTCGAGTCAATGCAGTTAGTTGATTCATAGCTAGCATGAATCAACTAGCAAAGCGTAGACATCGACTTTTGGATGGACCAAACTGTGCCTGAAGTTGCATCAACTGCAATGACTCAATCTTCAGTGACTGCAAAAGGGAGCCAGCAGCAGTGAGTTCAGAGGTGGAGACTGATGTTGTGGAGTTGGTGAAAGAGATTGACAGCACCCAGAATGCTGACTGTAGGAGATCCCTAGTTTGGCCGACAGCTTAATGAAGGCCATCTGAGCATGCATAGAAAATAAGCTTTAGATGACTAAGGAGATTTTGTGTAGACTCTAAAACCTCTAAAGAGTCTAAGCAGTTAGGCAGGATATTCGTCATTGCTGCAGGGGGTTTGGTTGCTGACTTCTGTCTAAGCAGCATTATGAGAGTCCATGTGGTGGTTAGGATCTTGCTGAACACCGTTAATATGTTTTCTCTAGACCTCTGGAGCTCTACAGAGCCATGTTCATTTGTAAGTGTCCTGGTGAGGCACAGTCTAGGGTCCCCTTTGGCATTTCGTCTGGTAGCGTTTGTGGGGAAGCAATCACACCGTGGGACTGTGAGGGCTCCATGGAGCTCTCCAGACGTGGGTGGGATTGTAGGTCCAGCTCACATCtggccctgaaaaaaaaaagccatgatgaCACTGCAGCCCTTCATTATCTTCCTCTGGAGAAGGTTGTTCTTGACCCAATTTACAGCTACCTGAAATACAGAAGCCACTCAAAAAAACATCTTCTTCCCCCTCAGCCCCCTAGTTCTGCCTTGCTGTCAGCATCATTAAATGGGTCGAGGTCTTAATGCAAAACCGTCTTTGCTGGCTTCATCGAAGTCATGTTTTGAGCATGTTCGCAGGTATTAGGAGGGGAAATGGGTGTCTTCATGAAGGatgtttccttcccctcctgctccacagGACTGTTCTCCTTTAAAGGATGATATATGAAATTATGTTAATTCAAATTTGACCTCAAGCGTTGAGCATGAAGAGGTTTAAAAAActtttacatttaataaataggtgagagaaaacaaaagaaacagatggctttgaaaattaattctcTCCTGGAGCCTTCAGAATGTGTCTGGGAGAGAAAGATCCCTCGTCTTTTCTGTGGAAGAGGCAGGAGTCCCAAAAGCAAACAGGCTGTGAACAGGATGTGGCATTTTAATtctctttgtcaccatttaaagatCAATTAGGAACCCAGGGACAGAGATCCATTTCTTCACAAGGATtcggggaggcaggaggctgctATGCTCCTTGCACTACTCCCATCGCACAACAAACTGTAAGATGCTACAGACGTTTACAAAGGTGTCCGAGATGATCTCAGGTATCTGGGACACCTGCGTGGGCCTGGTAGATGTGGGGCATGTGCCCCTctggaggagcaggcaggacCCCAGGCTGTCTCCCATAGTACCAGGCACTACTTCTAAGCACGTCACCCTGGGCTTCTTCCATAGCTGATGGAGATGCAGTTGTCAGTGGGGTTGTACGATGAACTCCATTCACTGGGAGACCCTCGGTAGCCAGCTCAGACAGTCTGCCTCTGTTGTAGAAACCTCCATGGAAGACACCCCAGATGAAGTGAAATGAGGGCCATCCCATTTACCCAGCAGTGCTCCGGTTTTAAGTGGTTACCCAGCTACCAACCCACACCTATCATAGCGTTTGGGTTCTTCTCTCCAGAACAGTCTAATggctttcagcagcagaaaatacaatctgcaatatttttttttttttcatatcacagttagttaaaaaaaaaaaaggtagaaaccCAAAACGTCTCCACAGTGAGCTTCAAGGCAGGGGTAGAGctgaaaacttattttcagttGCTCATGAACTGTGTCAGCTGCATCCTCTGTACTGTATCAGTgcctgtctgcttgttttttgcTGCATATTGTGGACCCAGACCAGAGAAGCCAAGAGGTCGCATCTGCGTCAACCAAACCTACAAGTGCTGACCAGAGCCCTGCCAGCGCACGGCcatcagccccagccccgggggaccAGACAGCGAGCATCAGTACTGGCCCCCAGCACCCGAACGCTTCTTTCCAAAATGAGGTAATGACACCTATGGGAAGGTTTAGGTTCTTCATACTGATGATCCCATGTACACGTAAAGCCTGCAGCGCTTGTCGCTGCACATGTCTGTGTCAGAGAGGTCTGCTTTAGGAAAACACAAGGCAGTAAAATAATTCtagatgatagaatcatagaatggttagggtgggaagggacctttaaaggtcttctagtccaaccgCTTTCTCCTGTAGCTTTCCAGTGAAGAGACATGGAGGATGGAGGTGAAGGGGATTATGGCCTGGGTGCTGAAGAGGGAAGAAGtgaaatttgggaagagagagggagacatTATGGAGAGCAAAAGCTGCCTTGGGGCAGATTTGGACATGACGAGAGGACAAAGACCACAATTCAGCATCAAATGTTCATGGATGATACTAGCAGAAAATGGTTTGGGAGCAAAGCGGGGGGGTGTCTCAAAACACGAGCCAAGATAACTAAAGTGCTAAGATGGAAGGATGGGGATCCTGAGCAAAGATGCTCATCTTTGGTAGGACAGGACTTCATCATGGTCCACTGGCATGGATCTTCCTACTGCCTGAGCCCATTCCTGCTTTACCCCATACTGCAAATCCTAAACCTGGTTTGGGAAGTGCATTAGCAAACATCCTGCAGACAACTGTGTCGGTTATCTGTGAAAACCCTTTCCTCATATAAAGGGTTGAGTGAAGGGCTCCTAAGCCTGTCTCACCTCCATAAAATGGATCAGAGCTTCGGTTGGGGTGTCTCCTGCCTTGGTCAGTCCGTTGTATTAGTGACCAACTGTCTTTCCAACCTCTGTCAAGGATTTGAgagttgcttttcttctgtctttctagGTCATCTGTAAAGAACAGGTGCAAAATAACCAGCCCATGATGTATCTGAAAGAAGCTAAAACCTGTGTAAGTACCACCCTTTTGGACTTCTGTGTAGGATTAGCAGCTGCGTTGCTGTTGGAGATCAGCTTTTAACCTGTGGTGCTCTGAGCGTGTGAGCCTACAGAGATGAGAGTAATTTCATCAAAACAAGATGCAGTCGCTTTTGGGGTGTAAAATGGCAAATGCAAGCCCACACTCAGCAGTATCAGGCAGTGGGGGATATGGGAGAAGAGGTGGCCCGTGTGGTCATCTTCAAGTAGAAGGACCAGCTGAGACCACTGAGGTCTCAGAAAAAGAGCAATGGGAAATTTTAGATGGTGAAATTTCCCCTCTGCAAAGGCCTTTTTTGACTTTTACTTTTGCAGAGGGGCCAGAAGTTCATCCCAAAAGCCCAAGCAAAAAAATATGGAGTTCCCCTCCAGTTGTTGTGTTGGTGAGATCTTGCAACCTCACAGCTGGGCCAGGGTGGCATCCAACTGCAGAGCAACTGGGAAGCACAGCAGCCTGGAGTTTGGgacccgtctttcctgtaggctccctttaggtaccggaagaccgctataaggtctccctggagccttctcttctccaggctcaacaaccccaactctgtccTCCACATAGCtttgctggagctgtgctggcaggCTTTTTGGAGATGGGGATGGTAAGACTGGGAAGTGCTGGTGCATAGTGATATGTTGGCGAGCTAAGTGGTGGGCGGACATCACGGCTTGGCATCATCCATTGCTCGTCTCTGGCCGCTCTGCTGGGCGATGGCGCGTTGGAGCTGGCGAGCCGTGGAGTCTGCCGGCCTGTTTCCCTTAGATTCCTCTGGGCATAATAACCAGCTGAAGCATTGTTAGTACAAAATGCCAATTATGCCTCGAAGCAGCTGCAGAAAGACCGCAAGGGTGCATCCTCCCATAGCATCGCTCTCCTCGGCTGCCAAAACGCCTCCCACCCGCTTGCCGTTAACTTTCCACTCGGCCCGTTCCTGAAAATTGCAACAAATTTTATGCCTCCCAATCCGAGCAGATAACAGAGAAATGGCACTATCTGGTTTCCCTGCTTTGTAGGCCCGGTAAACAAGTCTCTAGCCAAAACTTGACAGCAAAGTGAAAAAATCCTTTGCATTTTGCAACCCGTGGGAAAACAGGAAAGTGCGCGCTATAAGGAGAAGTGTTCCAGAAATGGCTCCAAACCCGGTCTGCAAGAATGAGATGGAGTCGTGCGGCGTTGTGCTGAAAGCTCAGCTCCAGAGAGGAGCCGGGGGAGCATCGAGGGCAACACAGGGACTCAGCCGTGGGGGACGTGCCCAGATCACAcgtggcaggggagggggcaatgcaggacaccccccgccccgcgcgtAGCTGGGCTCATGGGGCAGCGCTGGCGATGCAGGGTTGGGACTGCATCGGGAACCCCGCAAAACGGTTGGGACTGAACCCAGGAATTGCGGGCGGCACACCCCACTGCACCTCAGTTCCTCCAGCTGCAgtaaatttaaaacttaaaaaaaaccaaacaagcaaccAAAAGCCCAAACTCTAATtgcccccccacaaaaaaaataaatgatgccCAATACATGGCTGGCACCACTTTGTGGACCAAAGGAATTTTATGGGCTTGTTGGCTCCCAGCGTCTTTCCTCTTCAGGTGATGCTTTTAACCAGCGCTGAAGTTCAATCCACGTTCCCTCACCCTCCCttttgccccttctccttcctttgatTTCAGCAGGATCTTAATGAGTTTCTTAACGAGACTTATTAGCTTGATGCCCTGTGTTACATAGGATGACTTTCCCAAGATTCAGCTCACAAGTATATCTTCAGTTGGGTTTTTGTTGGCTGCTTGGGGTGCTCCAAGCCtcgggatggatggatggatggatggatgctctGTTCCTCATCCCAACCCCTAAATGAGTTAGGAGAAAGAAGAGGTGACCATGTCAGAGATGTCTGGTGTCCCCTGAGCTCTGGTTGAGCCACACGACCCTGTGGCCACCTCCCAGGGAGCCAGTGTGGCTCCTCCATCGTGTCCCCAGCTGGGATGCAGATGTGCCCAGCAAGCTGAGTCAGAGGATGCTGAGGAGGAGCACAGCCTGCTCCAACTGGGGATGCAAAAGCAACAGTAGGACTACCTGGACCCGCACCCAGTTGCCTGAGAGAATTTGCTGTGTGACACCTACCgagctggggacagcaggatggtccccagagcagctggagggaccCCCATGCCGAGAAGGGTCGTGGTCCCCCTCATCCCGTCCAGCTGGCGGGGGCAGTTTGTTGACTCAAGTGCTGTTACCTCATTCGGGGATGTTAGTTTTAGGTCCCCGCCAGTGTGGGAACCGGATTCGAGCTGCTCGGCAGCGCCTGTCAACTCCGGCCAAGGAATGCGAGCAGCCCCGGCGGTGGGAGGGAAGAGC
Above is a window of Larus michahellis chromosome 1, bLarMic1.1, whole genome shotgun sequence DNA encoding:
- the PODXL gene encoding podocalyxin isoform X2, which codes for MRAPLLLPLLLLGVTSQDVKTTTTAKPGQNEQTTTTGTSKTQGTTTTSTPGNPPPAPATSPAAVQGPSPTSKLGNALPAPVISLTTGQGTTTASSPGNPPSIPATSTTAVQGATTTKNLGNPPLAPTTSPHQSQQVSSSISSGASTATPAATSSAAQEKTSAPASSGSSATTTAASRVPTHASTPTATTRGLGTAVASSPSVAAQGSQPLDQLTSTAASTGVSTGSLAPGLKDNGMSSPTSVTKQPHSSPSSSGQGLTSFTRPGSIDTSVTPFDGSISPTTSKASVSLPPSSIHQVSEATTPTLGADQRSQEVASASTKPTSADQSPASARPSAPAPGDQTASISTGPQHPNASFQNEVICKEQVQNNQPMMYLKEAKTCAEWRIASVNISFFESFCSTGQHAFNASRETCTVTLSSPEPRSQRWAVQAVVHLPLDPEKVLEELKEKDKLEELGITNITYDKMEREMIINDEFSTPLIITIVTLAGSLLLIAAIYGCCHQRFSQKKDQHIHPDLPGFDDGHVALIFNRLTEELQTMENGYHDNPTLEVMETSSEMQEKKVNLNGELGDSWIVPLDTLMKEDLEEEEDTHL
- the PODXL gene encoding podocalyxin isoform X1, with protein sequence MRAPLLLPLLLLGVTSQDVKTTTTAKPGQNEQTTTTGTSKTQGTTTTSTPGNPPPAPATSPAAVQGPSPTSKLGNALPAPVISLTTGQGTTTASSPGNPPSIPATSTTAVQGATTTKNLGNPPLAPTTSPHQSQQVSSSISSGASTATPAATSSAAQEKTSAPASSGSSATTTAASRVPTHASTPTATTRGLGTAVASSPSVAAQGSQPLDQLTSTAASTGVSTGSLAPGLKDNGMSSPTSVTKQPHSSPSSSGQGLTSFTRPGSIDTSVTPFDGSISPTTSKASVSLPPSSIHQVSEATTPTLGADQRSQEVASASTKPTSADQSPASARPSAPAPGDQTASISTGPQHPNASFQNEVICKEQVQNNQPMMYLKEAKTCAEWRIASVNISFFESFCSTGQHAFNASRETCTVTLSSPEPRSQRWAVQAVVHLPLDPEKVLEELKEKDKLEELGITNITYDKMEREMIINDEFSTPLIITIVTLAGSLLLIAAIYGCCHQRFSQKKDQHIHPDLPGFDDGHVALIFNQRLTEELQTMENGYHDNPTLEVMETSSEMQEKKVNLNGELGDSWIVPLDTLMKEDLEEEEDTHL
- the PODXL gene encoding podocalyxin isoform X3; the encoded protein is MRAPLLLPLLLLGVTSQDVKTTTTAKPGQNEQTTTTGTSKTQGTTTTSTPGNPPPAPATSPAAVQGPSPTSKLGNALPAPVISLTTGQGTTTASSPGNPPSIPATSTTAVQGATTTKNLGNPPLAPTTSPHQSQQVSSSISSGASTATPAATSSAAQEKTSAPASSGSSATTTAASRVPTHASTPTATTRGLGTAVASSPSVAAQGSQPLDQLTSTAASTGVSTGSLAPGLKDNGMSSPTSVTKQPHSSPSSSGQGLTSFTRPGSIDTSVTPFDGSISPTTSKASVSLPPSSIHQVSEATTPTLGADQRSQEVASASTKPTSADQSPASARPSAPAPGDQTASISTGPQHPNASFQNEVICKEQVQNNQPMMYLKEAKTCAEWRIASVNISFFESFCSTGQHAFNASRETCTVTLSSPEPRSQRWAVQAVVHLPLDPEKVLEELKEKDKLEELGITNITYDKMEREMIINDEFSTPLIITIVTLAGSLLLIAAIYGCCHQRFSQKKDQQRLTEELQTMENGYHDNPTLEVMETSSEMQEKKVNLNGELGDSWIVPLDTLMKEDLEEEEDTHL
- the PODXL gene encoding podocalyxin isoform X4, with the translated sequence MRAPLLLPLLLLGVTSQDVKTTTTAKPGQNEQTTTTGTSKTQGTTTTSTPGNPPPAPATSPAAVQGPSPTSKLGNALPAPVISLTTGQGTTTASSPGNPPSIPATSTTAVQGATTTKNLGNPPLAPTTSPHQSQQVSSSISSGASTATPAATSSAAQEKTSAPASSGSSATTTAASRVPTHASTPTATTRGLGTAVASSPSVAAQGSQPLDQLTSTAASTGVSTGSLAPGLKDNGMSSPTSVTKQPHSSPSSSGQGLTSFTRPGSIDTSVTPFDGSISPTTSKASVSLPPSSIHQVSEATTPTLGADQRSQEVASASTKPTSADQSPASARPSAPAPGDQTASISTGPQHPNASFQNEVICKEQVQNNQPMMYLKEAKTCAEWRIASVNISFFESFCSTGQHAFNASRETCTVTLSSPEPRSQRWAVQAVVHLPLDPEKVLEELKEKDKLEELGITNITYDKMEREMIINDEFSTPLIITIVTLAGSLLLIAAIYGCCHQRFSQKKDQRLTEELQTMENGYHDNPTLEVMETSSEMQEKKVNLNGELGDSWIVPLDTLMKEDLEEEEDTHL